Below is a window of Fulvitalea axinellae DNA.
CTCATTACCCCTCGATTCCATAAAATTTCACCAGCTTCAGATTGTGAAAGGTACGGTGATGGCGAAGCAATATCGTGTTACGCCCGAAATGTTCGACCTTTTTGATAAAGAAGAGTATGTGGAGTTCGTAATAGACTTTTTGGAAAGATTACGACCTGATATTTGCGTACAACGGTTTATTAGCGAAGCACCGCCCGCAATCAAATTGGCTCCGAACTGGGGGAATGTCCGTACGGATATTATTATTAAAGAAATTGAGCAACGAATGAACGAAAGGGGAGCTTGGCAGGGTCGATTGTACCAATCCTGATTTATTGAGAAAGCAAATTGAGGGAATATGAAAAGCGCAGGGTTCGCTTCTTTACAAACCCGCGCTTTTCATCCACTGGCGCCTTTGACTATTGTCGCCGGCGGATAGGATGATTAATCCGCCACTTTCAAAGAACTTTTTCCTTCGTCCTTCTTTTTTGGCTTGAAACCGTTTCGGTAAAGCTTCTTGCGCTTTTCCCAAACCTTGTAATTGTTTTTCTTTCCTTGCTTGAATTGCAATTTGATCGCCTCAGAGTAAGTCGCCCAATCCAAGTTTGACGAATTGTTGTTCAGCGTGTCTCCGTCAAGATGAACCACAACGGTCCTGTCTCCCGGTAATACGTTGATACAAAACGCTTTGGCTACTTCCTTGTGCGGATAAACCGTAACCCTTTTGCCCAAATCGTTGATCAGGTCTAGGAAATAGAAGTTTTCCTTCGGGTGGATGCGCTGTTTCATTTCCATATTATGCCCTCTGGAACGTCTGCCGAGCTTGTCGCGCCCGGGTTTTTTCCGAATACGGCCTTTGTTGGAAATTTCGTAACGCCCGTAGCCTTCCATTAGCTTGAATACCTCGTCTTCCTGCTTGATCCTGTGGACAGGCAAATCCTCGAAATCAGGCTCAGGCAACTTGTTCAGGGTGATGAACTGGTCTGGTAAATCTTCTACAGACTTCCTGTGGGCGATGGCCTCTTGATGGCTGACGCACTCAAGGTTACGGAAATCGTTGTTGAGCTTGTTGTGGTCCAAGTGAATCACCACTTTGTCAGGATCGAAATCCTTGCAAAAGTACTCAGCGACTATCCGATGCAGATAGCGGTTACGTTTTACCCTTTCTCCTTCTTCGGTGATAATTACGGTCATGTTAAATACCAAGTAACCACCGATTTGCCCCAGCTGTAAGACGTATGGCTCCGTTCCCTGGCGTATCGAACGGATACGTCCCAGATTGGAGACCTCATACCGGGTCCTCATTTTCCCTTTTGTGGAGGGATGCAGTCTGATTCTTTTCCAGACTTCCTTGATTTTTCTCATTTTACACACTCCTTGTGTCAAGATCTAAAAAGTTCCTAAACTTAGGAACATAGGACTAGCCAGTATATCATCTTATCATAGGCATAAATAAAACTGAAACACTGAAAATAGCGCTAGTCTTGATATAAACGGAGTAGGCAATTAGGTTCATTACTTAGGCGAAAGTAGTACTTTTATTTCGTTTCAAAAAAAACTTAGGCCTAAAAACGAGCCTTGCGGCCATATATTTTTTCCTTATCTAGCCAAAGCAAGTATCGCGCCGCAATTGAGAGGCGTAGTTTTGTCGATGGAATAATCGCAAAAAAATAGGCGGGACACGGAAGATCTCGTGTGGTTTTTGGTATATTTTGAATGTATTGGCAACGGGGTAATTTTGCCGATTGCAATGCTATTATAAAATAAACTAGGGAACAAAAGGAAACCGTCGTACCTAAATGCTGAGGGGAGCATAAACTTCTGGACGCATTTTCGTGTCTTTTTTTTAGATTTCCGTTATATACAAAAAGAACCAAGCTGTAACATTCATGAATTTTATACATACCGTTAAGACTAAGCTGTTTCTTGGGGCATTTTTCGCCGTGATTGTTTTGGGTGGATTGTCGTCTTGTGATTCTCCGCCGCAATACAGCGATATTCCGCATATCGGCCTGAATCGTGTTTCTTTTGTTGAGGGTGGCGGAGCGTCAGTGGATAAGCTTGTCGTCGATATATCGTTTCAGGACGGAAACGGGGATCTTGGCTTGGCGGATAGCGATACGCTTGGCCCCTATAAAAGTTATACTCCGAAGTTAGATGAGAATGGGAATGTGATCAAGTACGGTAGCAGGCCTGGACTGCCTCCTTTGGATCTGGATGAGACTACGGCGAGTCTGAGGAATTGGTTTTTGGTTGACGGTGATACCATCCTCCACCATATCAATCCGCATGGGAATAACTTCCATTTAGAGATATATACCAAGGAAAACAATGAGTTTAAGCTTTTCGATTTTGTGAGCCAAGGGAAAAGGCCGATAGCTGGAAGGTTTCCGATTCTTTTTCAAAAAATTGGTGAGCCCTTGGAAGGGGATATTGTTTATACGGAGGAGTCGTCGTCTATTGGGGCGCTGTTTAAAACAAAAATATTGAAGTTTAAGATCTATATTTAT
It encodes the following:
- a CDS encoding HNH endonuclease signature motif containing protein; translated protein: MRKIKEVWKRIRLHPSTKGKMRTRYEVSNLGRIRSIRQGTEPYVLQLGQIGGYLVFNMTVIITEEGERVKRNRYLHRIVAEYFCKDFDPDKVVIHLDHNKLNNDFRNLECVSHQEAIAHRKSVEDLPDQFITLNKLPEPDFEDLPVHRIKQEDEVFKLMEGYGRYEISNKGRIRKKPGRDKLGRRSRGHNMEMKQRIHPKENFYFLDLINDLGKRVTVYPHKEVAKAFCINVLPGDRTVVVHLDGDTLNNNSSNLDWATYSEAIKLQFKQGKKNNYKVWEKRKKLYRNGFKPKKKDEGKSSLKVAD